The proteins below are encoded in one region of Phycisphaerales bacterium:
- the icd gene encoding isocitrate dehydrogenase (NADP(+)) — MPSAITMRSGQLQVPNDPVIPFIEGDGTGPDIWRASVKVFDAAVAKAYGGQKKITWQEVLAGEKSFNKTGNWLPDETLTAFRQYLVGIKGPLTTPVGGGIRSLNVALRQMLDLYVCLRPVRWFKGVPSPVKKPEDCDMVIFRENTEDIYAGIEYAAGTPEAAKMLAFMQQNFPKDFAKVRFGTQQQSGEWQKQLEAIGSPTRAANEPPLATVDSPFGFVGIGIKPVSYLGTERLVHSAIAYALKNKRRNVTLVHKGNIMKFTEGAFKDWGYKIATSFFRGQVVTERESWILGNKEANAGLSSEANAKMIDPGFDMMTPEQQKKVVAEVDGALKLWPTHGEGKWKKMLMIKDSIADITLQQVLTRAKDFDVIATLNLNGDYLSDALAAQVGGIGIAPGANINYITGHAIFEATHGTAPKYANLDQVNPGSVILSGEMMLRYMGWTEAADLIIKGMDGAISAKTVTYDFHRMMEGATKLKCSEFGDAVIKHM; from the coding sequence ATGCCCAGCGCGATCACGATGAGGTCCGGCCAGCTCCAGGTTCCCAATGACCCTGTCATCCCGTTCATCGAGGGTGACGGCACGGGGCCGGACATCTGGCGGGCGTCGGTGAAGGTGTTCGACGCGGCCGTGGCGAAGGCGTACGGCGGGCAGAAGAAGATCACATGGCAGGAAGTGCTGGCGGGGGAGAAGAGCTTCAACAAGACAGGGAACTGGCTGCCCGATGAGACGCTGACGGCGTTCCGGCAGTACCTCGTCGGAATCAAGGGGCCGCTGACGACGCCGGTGGGCGGGGGCATCCGCTCGCTGAACGTGGCCCTGCGGCAGATGCTGGACCTGTACGTGTGCCTGCGGCCGGTGCGGTGGTTCAAGGGTGTGCCCAGCCCGGTGAAGAAGCCCGAGGACTGCGACATGGTGATCTTCCGTGAGAACACGGAGGACATCTACGCGGGCATCGAGTACGCGGCGGGGACGCCCGAGGCCGCGAAGATGCTGGCGTTCATGCAGCAGAACTTCCCCAAGGACTTCGCCAAGGTGCGGTTCGGCACGCAGCAGCAGAGCGGGGAGTGGCAGAAGCAGCTGGAGGCGATCGGGAGCCCGACGCGGGCGGCCAACGAGCCGCCGCTGGCGACGGTGGATTCGCCCTTCGGGTTCGTGGGCATCGGCATCAAGCCGGTGTCGTACCTGGGGACCGAGCGGCTGGTGCACTCGGCGATCGCGTACGCCCTGAAGAACAAGCGTCGCAACGTGACGCTGGTGCACAAGGGCAACATCATGAAGTTCACCGAGGGCGCGTTCAAGGACTGGGGGTACAAGATCGCGACCTCGTTCTTCCGGGGCCAGGTGGTGACCGAGCGCGAGAGCTGGATCCTGGGGAACAAGGAGGCCAACGCGGGCCTGAGCTCCGAGGCCAACGCGAAGATGATCGACCCGGGCTTCGACATGATGACGCCCGAGCAGCAGAAGAAGGTCGTGGCGGAGGTGGACGGGGCACTGAAGCTGTGGCCCACGCACGGCGAGGGCAAGTGGAAGAAGATGCTGATGATCAAGGACAGCATCGCCGACATCACGCTGCAGCAGGTGCTGACGCGGGCGAAGGACTTCGACGTGATCGCCACGCTGAACCTCAACGGCGACTACCTGAGCGACGCGCTGGCGGCGCAGGTGGGCGGCATCGGCATCGCGCCGGGCGCCAACATCAACTACATCACCGGGCACGCGATCTTCGAGGCGACGCACGGCACGGCCCCGAAGTACGCCAACCTGGACCAGGTCAACCCGGGCTCGGTGATTTTGTCCGGCGAGATGATGCTGCGGTATATGGGCTGGACCGAGGCCGCGGACCTGATCATCAAGGGGATGGACGGGGCGATCAGCGCGAAGACGGTGACGTACGACTTCCACCGGATGATGGAGGGGGCGACGAAGCTGAAGTGCAGCGAGTTCGGGGATGCGGTGATCAAGCACATGTGA
- a CDS encoding DUF433 domain-containing protein: MIDWSQCPAVERSPEKVSGAWVFKGSRVPVRALFENLEEGATIDEFIEWFPGIRRDQVEAVLIFASKSLAA; encoded by the coding sequence ATGATCGATTGGAGTCAATGCCCAGCCGTCGAACGGTCTCCCGAAAAGGTGAGCGGCGCATGGGTCTTCAAGGGCAGCCGCGTGCCGGTTCGCGCACTGTTCGAGAACCTGGAGGAAGGCGCCACGATCGACGAGTTCATCGAGTGGTTCCCGGGCATCAGGCGAGATCAGGTAGAGGCGGTCCTTATTTTCGCCAGCAAGAGCCTCGCCGCGTAG
- a CDS encoding class I SAM-dependent methyltransferase, producing the protein MEPHSVTPATTPATASAYFGQMVDAYDSLIRRAVPRYEEMIERLLEILPPVAVNVLELGCGTGSLTLKLLSRYRSANVTTVDAAPEMTRVTSERAGYDPRLVAVTARFEQLEFPAQSFDLIASSMSLHHVVDKAALYRSFAAWLKPGGELCFADQLAGATERANEAHWDLWYRFCREPGHCTEEEIASLVDHSHKHDHYVPLREHTRMLEDAGFTGVDLHWRTGMYSVMSARRGV; encoded by the coding sequence ATGGAGCCGCACTCGGTCACACCGGCAACGACGCCCGCCACCGCGTCGGCGTACTTCGGGCAGATGGTGGACGCGTACGACTCGCTGATCCGGCGGGCGGTGCCGCGGTATGAGGAGATGATCGAGCGGCTGCTTGAGATCCTGCCTCCGGTGGCGGTGAACGTGCTGGAGCTGGGGTGCGGGACGGGGAGCCTGACCCTGAAGCTGCTGTCGCGGTACAGGTCGGCGAACGTGACCACGGTGGACGCGGCCCCGGAGATGACGCGGGTGACCAGCGAGCGGGCAGGGTACGACCCGCGCCTGGTGGCGGTGACGGCCCGCTTCGAACAGCTGGAGTTTCCGGCTCAGAGCTTCGACCTGATCGCCTCCTCGATGAGCCTGCACCATGTGGTGGATAAGGCGGCGCTGTACCGCTCGTTCGCGGCGTGGCTCAAGCCGGGCGGAGAGCTGTGCTTCGCGGATCAGCTGGCGGGGGCGACTGAACGGGCCAACGAGGCGCACTGGGACCTCTGGTACCGCTTCTGCCGCGAACCGGGGCACTGCACGGAGGAAGAGATCGCAAGCCTGGTGGACCACTCGCACAAGCACGACCACTACGTGCCGCTGCGCGAGCACACCCGCATGCTGGAAGACGCAGGGTTCACCGGCGTGGACCTGCACTGGCGGACGGGGATGTACTCGGTGATGTCGGCGCGGCGTGGGGTGTGA
- the tilS gene encoding tRNA lysidine(34) synthetase TilS, whose protein sequence is MLDASVKTALRKDPAGAAIVASWRRLTGGREVRDPHRRTLVAVSGGCDSSALLLALAAATDNLVAAHIVHDFRSPAEALADRDTAAGLAQRLGIPFVEGHIQARRVGGNLEAASRRLRYHELARLAAEQACPYLVTAHHADDLLETMLMRLIRGTGPAGLAPIRARRRLTGVTIVRPMLAITRADAERLCTLAGHHWATDATNSDTSRLRNDLRATVLPHLRRLSPLVSQKAAVTSELVGEAAAIIRAHARRLLQQATRLENSLAWPRTRLRRTPRIILGELLRTAARDLADGWHMDRLSHRVLQGALRAIKDHSTDPRTFEWSHLRVHVLANEVRIERT, encoded by the coding sequence GTGCTGGACGCGAGCGTGAAAACCGCCCTGCGAAAGGACCCCGCGGGGGCCGCGATTGTCGCCTCCTGGCGCCGCTTGACGGGTGGGCGGGAGGTTCGCGACCCCCACCGCCGCACGCTGGTGGCTGTCTCCGGCGGCTGCGACTCATCCGCCCTGCTCCTCGCCCTCGCCGCGGCGACCGACAATCTGGTCGCCGCCCACATCGTCCACGACTTCCGCTCCCCCGCAGAGGCCCTCGCCGACCGGGACACCGCCGCAGGACTTGCCCAGCGCCTCGGCATTCCTTTCGTCGAAGGCCACATCCAGGCCCGTCGCGTGGGCGGCAACCTCGAGGCCGCGTCGCGCCGCCTCCGTTACCACGAACTCGCCCGCCTGGCCGCCGAGCAAGCCTGCCCCTACCTCGTCACCGCTCACCACGCGGACGACCTCCTCGAAACCATGCTCATGCGCCTCATCCGCGGCACCGGCCCCGCGGGCCTTGCCCCTATCCGCGCGCGCCGCCGCCTCACGGGCGTCACCATTGTCCGGCCCATGCTCGCCATCACGCGTGCCGACGCGGAGCGTCTCTGCACGCTCGCCGGCCACCATTGGGCCACCGACGCGACCAACAGCGATACCTCACGCCTCCGCAACGACCTCCGCGCGACGGTGCTCCCCCACCTCCGCCGCCTCTCCCCCCTCGTGTCCCAGAAGGCGGCGGTAACCTCCGAACTGGTGGGCGAAGCCGCGGCCATCATCCGCGCCCACGCCCGCCGCCTCTTGCAACAGGCCACAAGGTTGGAGAACAGCCTCGCCTGGCCCCGCACCCGCCTGCGCCGCACGCCCCGCATCATTCTGGGCGAGCTCCTCCGGACCGCCGCCCGCGATCTCGCCGACGGCTGGCACATGGACCGCCTCAGCCACCGCGTGCTCCAGGGCGCCCTGCGTGCCATCAAAGACCACAGCACCGACCCGCGTACGTTCGAGTGGTCGCACCTGCGCGTGCATGTGCTCGCGAACGAGGTCCGCATCGAGCGCACCTGA
- a CDS encoding class I SAM-dependent methyltransferase produces MNTLGRGVAASVAASVDAPEELYPYLAELFKGMPSLGSSPRVVAGLLKTHGVTARSRVLDLACGKGAASLAVAGAIGCRVLGVDGYLPFIEAARSSARRRGLYSLTTYEHAALERWEPARRYDVAMMLGLWPLSTAARSLRMCVRAGGLYVIDDVFFDPEGGPSPKGHRRPPTLKRANAVITRLGDRVEEVRVFTAREVAAVNGRLFARLKVNAAALARLHPRLRAVLREYIERQMHANALLSTSFRPAIWVVRRSRCG; encoded by the coding sequence GTGAACACGCTGGGGCGGGGAGTTGCGGCGTCCGTCGCCGCGTCGGTGGATGCTCCCGAGGAGCTGTATCCGTACCTTGCCGAGCTGTTCAAGGGGATGCCGTCGCTTGGGAGCTCGCCTCGAGTGGTGGCGGGGCTGCTGAAAACACATGGGGTGACCGCTCGGTCGCGGGTGCTGGACCTCGCATGCGGGAAGGGCGCGGCTTCACTGGCCGTCGCGGGGGCGATTGGCTGCCGCGTGCTTGGGGTGGACGGGTACCTGCCCTTTATCGAGGCTGCACGGAGCAGCGCCCGGCGGCGTGGGCTGTACTCGCTCACGACATACGAGCACGCGGCCCTGGAGCGGTGGGAGCCGGCGCGGCGGTACGACGTTGCCATGATGCTGGGGCTGTGGCCGCTGAGCACGGCCGCGAGGTCGCTGCGGATGTGCGTACGAGCGGGCGGGCTGTACGTGATCGATGACGTGTTCTTCGATCCAGAGGGTGGGCCGTCGCCGAAGGGGCACAGGCGACCGCCCACTCTGAAGCGGGCGAACGCGGTGATCACGCGCCTCGGCGACCGGGTTGAGGAGGTGCGGGTGTTTACGGCGCGCGAAGTCGCGGCTGTCAATGGGCGGCTGTTCGCACGCCTAAAGGTCAACGCGGCGGCGCTCGCCCGCTTGCACCCGCGGCTCCGGGCCGTTCTCCGCGAGTACATCGAGCGGCAGATGCACGCAAACGCGCTCCTGAGCACGAGTTTTAGGCCGGCCATCTGGGTCGTCCGGCGATCGCGATGCGGGTGA
- a CDS encoding radical SAM protein translates to MDPLRAKLEAGERLTLEDGELLYATPDIWSVLEMADGVRRRLHGVNAYYNINRHLNYSNVCALSCKFCEFYAKQGDEKAYTRDLEYVREQARKAVESGATEIHSVGGLHPYLPFSYYTDMVAAIREEARKLGSDLHVKAFTAVEIVHLAKIAKVYKQSDRRAGIRWVLEKLKEAGLGSLPGGGAEVFDDRVHDEAFKGKIRSDVWLDVHTIAHELGLNTNATMLYGHIEDRRERLVHMDMLRKAQDVALARLEYASDATGAITLTRPGTPLPEHVAFGGRTLAGASGSSGQTFGYFQTIIPLPFFPDGCELEHLPGPSGLENYRTLAVARLMLDNFPHVKAFWIMQTLPMAQVMLQSGADDIDGTVVWYDITKVGGASTHQEVDVWALQKAIREAGFTPVERDTLYRRVVRDGKAWRVA, encoded by the coding sequence TTGGACCCCCTACGGGCCAAGCTGGAGGCGGGGGAGCGGCTGACCCTTGAGGACGGCGAGCTGCTGTACGCAACGCCGGACATCTGGTCGGTGCTGGAAATGGCCGACGGCGTGCGGCGGCGGCTGCACGGTGTTAACGCGTACTACAACATCAACCGCCACCTGAACTACTCGAACGTGTGCGCCCTGTCGTGCAAGTTCTGCGAGTTCTACGCCAAGCAGGGGGACGAGAAGGCGTACACGCGCGACCTTGAGTACGTCCGCGAGCAGGCCCGCAAGGCGGTGGAGAGCGGGGCGACGGAGATCCACTCGGTCGGCGGACTGCACCCGTACCTGCCGTTCAGCTATTACACGGACATGGTCGCGGCCATCCGCGAGGAAGCGCGGAAGCTCGGGAGCGATCTGCACGTCAAGGCGTTCACGGCCGTGGAGATCGTGCACCTGGCGAAGATCGCGAAGGTGTACAAGCAGAGCGACCGGCGCGCGGGCATCCGCTGGGTGCTGGAGAAGCTGAAGGAGGCGGGGCTGGGCTCGCTGCCTGGCGGCGGGGCCGAGGTCTTCGACGATCGGGTGCACGACGAGGCGTTCAAGGGCAAGATCCGGAGCGACGTGTGGCTGGATGTGCACACGATCGCTCACGAGCTGGGACTCAACACCAACGCCACGATGCTGTACGGCCACATCGAGGACCGGCGAGAGCGGCTGGTGCACATGGACATGCTGCGGAAGGCGCAGGATGTGGCGCTGGCGCGGCTCGAGTACGCCAGCGATGCCACTGGCGCGATCACGCTGACCCGCCCCGGCACGCCGCTCCCGGAGCACGTGGCATTCGGGGGCCGGACCCTCGCTGGCGCGTCGGGCTCGTCAGGACAGACGTTCGGTTACTTCCAGACCATCATCCCGCTGCCGTTCTTCCCTGATGGCTGCGAGCTCGAGCACCTGCCCGGGCCGAGCGGGCTGGAGAACTACCGGACGCTGGCGGTGGCCCGCCTGATGCTGGACAACTTTCCGCACGTGAAGGCGTTCTGGATCATGCAGACGCTGCCGATGGCGCAGGTGATGCTCCAGAGCGGGGCCGACGACATCGACGGCACGGTGGTGTGGTACGACATCACCAAGGTCGGCGGCGCGAGCACGCACCAGGAGGTGGACGTATGGGCCCTGCAGAAGGCCATCCGCGAGGCGGGGTTCACGCCGGTTGAGCGGGACACGCTGTACCGGCGCGTGGTGCGCGACGGGAAGGCGTGGCGGGTGGCGTGA
- a CDS encoding transposase: MPVLAYFITFHTYGSWLHGRDRGSVDRDHNRPGTPMLPPDALREAAEFAELKHPPIELCAERRYVVHHTIEEVCAYRKWILKVHHVRSTHVHVVVSAGTTPERVMNDLKGYSTRRMREVGVYAMDISPWSYHGSTRYIDSEESLVRAIKYVRDEQGSPLEMARPLGWDAAKSRRTPG, encoded by the coding sequence ATGCCGGTGCTCGCGTACTTCATTACGTTCCACACCTATGGCAGTTGGCTGCACGGGCGGGACAGAGGTTCCGTCGACCGTGACCACAACAGGCCAGGCACGCCCATGCTGCCGCCTGATGCTCTACGAGAGGCGGCAGAGTTTGCGGAACTGAAGCACCCTCCGATCGAGCTGTGCGCCGAGCGCAGATACGTGGTTCATCACACAATCGAAGAGGTCTGTGCGTATCGGAAGTGGATCCTGAAGGTTCACCATGTCCGGTCCACGCACGTTCATGTCGTCGTGTCCGCTGGAACCACTCCGGAGCGTGTGATGAACGACCTGAAGGGCTACTCGACCAGACGGATGCGTGAAGTGGGCGTGTACGCCATGGACATCTCGCCATGGTCATACCACGGCAGTACACGGTACATTGATTCGGAAGAATCTCTCGTGCGGGCAATCAAGTACGTGCGGGACGAGCAAGGGAGCCCGCTTGAGATGGCGCGGCCACTGGGTTGGGATGCCGCCAAAAGCAGAAGAACCCCGGGCTGA
- the rpmE gene encoding 50S ribosomal protein L31, whose product MKTDIHPKYYPNCKVYHNGQVVMTVGATVPEMHVEVWSGSHPFFTGKQTFVDAAGRVEKFQRKYAGNYFEKKGAAKK is encoded by the coding sequence ATGAAGACCGACATCCACCCCAAGTACTACCCCAACTGCAAGGTCTACCACAACGGCCAGGTCGTCATGACCGTCGGCGCCACCGTGCCCGAGATGCACGTCGAAGTGTGGTCGGGCTCGCACCCGTTCTTCACCGGCAAGCAGACCTTCGTTGACGCCGCGGGCCGCGTCGAGAAGTTCCAGCGCAAGTACGCCGGCAACTACTTCGAGAAGAAGGGCGCGGCGAAGAAGTAA
- a CDS encoding DUF1338 family protein, with translation MTTLATPATALTNLADKVEMQNRLFAELSAMFGREVPLYDKSLAVNTVTNTAVCSLLSQIYHSFSITPQQLEKTSGERHGAIRIGRPDEYRWIARFFACFAMEPHNFYDMTNVGGKSQPIIATAFRSVLNPEHRVFTSLLMTDYFDPATRARIEALLATRQVFSDRAKELIQKSEQQGGLSSTDGDALVAEGTQRIFKWTARARDHQLYKDLCDAGFKIAADICCFERHHLNHLTPNTFCMDLYTSAMKLCMGEMDEATFRSRATTALTRLSHQADREYMHLTFKHLSQQELDALKPAPLPHAAITSIVDTTVKQLRRPDLDLTKLKHAGFKDSTEGPSQDTPVLLRQDAYKALTEAVTFMNPDGTTTETTHTARFGEIEQRGYATTTKGRALYDQCLAAAEADPACSVAAAKKDFAAYEAAYASHFAAFPKTVDALLAQGLIHARYEPTPKGLAAKGTLATTDLQQLVREGHARAHALRYEDFLPVSAAGIFASNLNQYGTKSTAAAKPTYTQAQLEAIMGKKIVDANAVYAAVEARSILDTLTALGVLAKVPAADQAALRSAAASFGA, from the coding sequence ATGACCACGCTCGCAACACCGGCCACGGCTCTTACGAACCTCGCCGACAAGGTCGAGATGCAGAACCGGCTGTTCGCGGAGCTCTCCGCGATGTTCGGACGCGAGGTCCCGCTGTACGACAAGTCGCTCGCGGTGAACACGGTGACCAACACGGCCGTGTGCTCGCTGCTTTCGCAGATCTACCACTCGTTCTCCATCACGCCGCAGCAGCTCGAGAAGACCAGTGGCGAGCGCCACGGGGCCATCCGCATCGGCCGCCCCGACGAGTACCGCTGGATCGCGCGCTTCTTCGCCTGCTTCGCGATGGAGCCGCACAACTTCTACGACATGACCAACGTGGGCGGCAAGAGCCAGCCCATTATCGCCACCGCGTTCCGCTCCGTTCTCAACCCCGAGCACCGCGTGTTCACGTCGCTGCTCATGACCGATTACTTCGACCCTGCCACCCGCGCCCGGATCGAAGCCCTGCTGGCCACTCGCCAAGTCTTCTCCGACCGTGCCAAGGAGTTGATCCAGAAGTCCGAGCAGCAGGGCGGGCTCTCGTCGACCGACGGCGACGCCTTGGTCGCCGAGGGCACGCAGCGGATCTTCAAGTGGACGGCCCGCGCCCGCGACCACCAGCTCTACAAGGACCTTTGTGACGCCGGCTTCAAGATCGCCGCGGATATCTGCTGCTTCGAACGCCACCACCTCAACCACCTCACCCCCAACACCTTCTGCATGGACCTGTACACCAGCGCCATGAAACTGTGCATGGGCGAGATGGACGAGGCGACCTTCCGCTCCCGTGCGACCACCGCCCTCACCCGCCTCTCCCACCAGGCCGACCGCGAGTACATGCACCTCACGTTCAAGCACCTGTCGCAGCAGGAGCTTGACGCGCTCAAGCCCGCCCCGCTGCCCCACGCGGCCATCACCAGCATCGTCGACACCACCGTCAAACAGCTCCGCCGTCCCGACCTCGACCTCACCAAGCTCAAACACGCCGGTTTCAAAGACTCGACAGAGGGCCCCAGCCAGGACACCCCCGTCCTCCTCCGCCAGGACGCGTACAAGGCACTCACCGAAGCCGTGACCTTCATGAACCCCGACGGGACCACCACCGAGACCACGCACACCGCTCGTTTCGGCGAGATTGAGCAGCGCGGCTACGCCACCACGACGAAAGGCCGTGCCCTTTACGACCAGTGCCTCGCCGCCGCCGAGGCCGACCCCGCCTGCTCCGTGGCCGCCGCGAAGAAGGACTTCGCCGCCTACGAGGCCGCGTACGCCAGTCACTTCGCCGCGTTCCCAAAGACCGTCGACGCCCTCCTCGCGCAAGGCCTCATCCACGCCCGCTACGAGCCGACCCCTAAAGGCCTCGCCGCCAAGGGCACGCTCGCGACCACCGACCTCCAGCAGCTCGTTCGCGAAGGCCACGCCCGCGCCCACGCCCTCCGCTACGAGGACTTCCTCCCCGTCTCCGCCGCGGGCATCTTCGCCAGCAACCTGAACCAGTACGGCACCAAGTCCACCGCCGCGGCCAAGCCCACCTACACGCAGGCGCAGCTCGAAGCGATCATGGGCAAGAAGATCGTGGACGCCAACGCGGTATACGCGGCGGTCGAGGCCCGCTCGATCCTCGACACCCTTACCGCTCTCGGCGTCCTCGCGAAGGTCCCCGCGGCCGACCAGGCGGCCCTGCGCTCCGCCGCAGCCTCATTCGGGGCGTGA
- a CDS encoding ATP-binding cassette domain-containing protein produces the protein MGMMPDSSEPLLRVTDLCVHFPVRSGVLARRTGVVKAVDGVSFEIGPGETLGLVGESGSGKTTVGRAVLRLMEPTSGLIVFDGVDVTRASAGELRRLRRHMQIVFQDPASSLNPRMSVGEIVGEPLVVHGLAGDSRTLAARVGELLERCGLPAAAATRYPHEFSGGQRQRVGIARALALRPKFIVCDEPTSALDVSVQAQIINLLMDLQKEMGLSYLFISHDMNVVQHVCSRIAVMHKGRIVEVGTRERVLEAPEHEYTRGLLRAVPRAEVE, from the coding sequence ATGGGCATGATGCCGGACTCGAGCGAGCCGCTGCTGCGGGTGACGGACCTGTGCGTGCACTTCCCGGTGCGCTCGGGCGTGCTGGCGCGCCGGACGGGGGTGGTGAAGGCGGTGGACGGGGTTTCGTTCGAGATTGGCCCGGGCGAGACGCTGGGATTAGTGGGGGAGTCGGGGTCGGGGAAGACGACGGTTGGGCGGGCCGTGCTGCGGCTGATGGAGCCCACGTCGGGCTTGATCGTGTTCGACGGTGTGGACGTTACCCGGGCGAGTGCGGGGGAACTGCGGCGGCTGCGGCGGCACATGCAGATCGTGTTTCAGGACCCGGCGAGCAGCCTCAACCCGCGGATGAGCGTGGGCGAGATCGTGGGCGAGCCGCTGGTCGTGCACGGCCTGGCAGGTGATTCGCGCACGCTGGCGGCGCGCGTCGGCGAGTTGCTGGAGCGGTGCGGGCTCCCGGCCGCGGCGGCGACGCGGTACCCGCACGAGTTCAGCGGCGGTCAGCGTCAGCGGGTGGGCATCGCGCGGGCGCTGGCGCTGCGGCCCAAGTTCATCGTGTGCGACGAGCCGACCAGTGCGCTCGACGTGTCGGTGCAGGCGCAGATCATCAACCTGCTGATGGACCTGCAGAAGGAGATGGGGCTCAGCTACCTGTTCATCAGCCACGACATGAACGTGGTGCAGCACGTGTGCTCGCGGATCGCGGTGATGCACAAGGGGCGGATCGTGGAGGTGGGGACGCGTGAGCGGGTGCTGGAGGCACCCGAGCACGAGTACACGCGGGGGCTGCTGCGGGCGGTGCCGCGGGCGGAGGTGGAGTGA
- a CDS encoding ferritin-like domain-containing protein, with product MTSEDLVVAWLKDAYAMETTLANNLDNHCKDAKRHPDVEARLRQHAQETRRHAELIRECIERHGESPSAGKNIMGKLAGLMGNLHGATKDELLKDCLQDVAAEHFEIACYKSLITAARAIGDEQTARVCEEILHEEERMAEWLESNIAMLTSEQLAMAH from the coding sequence ATGACCAGCGAAGACCTTGTTGTTGCATGGCTCAAGGACGCGTACGCGATGGAGACCACCCTCGCGAACAACCTCGACAACCATTGCAAGGACGCCAAGCGCCACCCCGACGTCGAGGCCCGCCTGCGCCAGCACGCGCAGGAGACCCGCCGGCACGCCGAGCTCATCCGCGAGTGCATCGAGCGCCACGGCGAGTCGCCCAGCGCCGGCAAGAACATCATGGGCAAGCTTGCCGGCCTTATGGGCAACCTCCACGGCGCCACGAAGGACGAGCTGCTCAAGGACTGCCTGCAGGATGTGGCCGCGGAGCACTTCGAGATCGCCTGCTACAAGTCGCTGATCACGGCCGCCCGCGCTATCGGGGACGAGCAGACCGCCCGCGTCTGCGAGGAGATCCTGCACGAGGAGGAGCGCATGGCCGAATGGCTGGAGTCGAACATCGCGATGCTGACGAGCGAGCAGCTTGCGATGGCGCACTGA
- a CDS encoding zinc-dependent alcohol dehydrogenase, whose amino-acid sequence MKALCWNGPKDMRVEEVPDPKILNPRDAIIRVTSTTICGSDLHLYDGFIPTMMAGDILGHEFMGEVVEVGPGVQTLKEGDRVVVPFCISCGACYYCKRAMFSLCDNTNPHADWVEKLYGFSTAGLFGYSHMFGGYAGGQAEYVRVPMADIGPLKIPSGLSDEQVLFLTDIFPTGWMAAENCHIQRGDTVAVWGCGPVGQFAIRSAFLQGAERVIAIDRVHDRLMLAAANSGAEPLHLDDVDVYEALRDMTGGRGPDACIDAVGMEAHGFGAMGVYDKVKQSLMLESDRPHVLRQMIHCCRKGGTLSVPGVYSGLIDKFPYGAAFGKGLTLKGGQTHVQRYLPDLLQLIIDGKIDPSFVITHHMSLEEGPKAYDMFLHKHDGCMKVVLNPGRAPSPQERETPQEQEVPS is encoded by the coding sequence GTGAAGGCCCTTTGTTGGAACGGCCCCAAGGACATGCGGGTTGAGGAAGTCCCCGACCCCAAGATCCTCAACCCGCGCGACGCCATCATCCGCGTCACCTCCACCACCATCTGCGGCAGCGACCTGCACCTCTACGACGGCTTCATCCCCACGATGATGGCCGGCGACATCCTCGGCCACGAGTTCATGGGCGAAGTCGTCGAGGTCGGCCCCGGCGTGCAGACGCTCAAGGAGGGCGACCGCGTCGTCGTCCCCTTCTGCATTTCCTGCGGCGCGTGCTACTACTGCAAGCGGGCGATGTTCTCGCTCTGCGACAACACCAACCCGCACGCCGATTGGGTCGAAAAGCTCTACGGCTTCAGCACCGCGGGGCTTTTCGGCTACTCGCACATGTTCGGCGGGTACGCCGGCGGGCAGGCCGAGTACGTGCGCGTCCCGATGGCCGACATCGGGCCGCTGAAGATTCCCAGCGGCCTCTCCGACGAGCAAGTGCTGTTCCTGACCGACATCTTCCCGACAGGGTGGATGGCCGCGGAGAACTGCCACATCCAGCGCGGCGACACGGTCGCGGTCTGGGGCTGCGGCCCCGTCGGCCAGTTCGCCATCCGCTCCGCCTTCCTGCAGGGGGCCGAGCGCGTGATCGCCATCGACCGCGTGCACGACCGTCTCATGCTGGCCGCTGCCAACAGCGGGGCCGAGCCATTGCACCTCGATGACGTCGACGTGTACGAAGCCCTCCGCGACATGACCGGCGGGCGCGGTCCCGATGCTTGCATCGACGCCGTGGGCATGGAGGCCCACGGCTTCGGCGCCATGGGCGTGTACGACAAGGTCAAGCAGTCGCTGATGCTCGAGAGCGACCGCCCGCACGTGCTGCGGCAGATGATCCACTGCTGCCGCAAGGGTGGCACGCTGTCGGTGCCGGGCGTCTACTCGGGGCTGATCGACAAGTTCCCGTATGGGGCCGCGTTCGGCAAGGGGCTGACGCTCAAGGGCGGGCAGACGCACGTGCAGCGCTACCTGCCCGACCTGCTGCAGCTCATCATCGACGGCAAGATCGACCCGAGCTTCGTGATCACCCACCACATGTCGCTGGAGGAGGGGCCAAAGGCCTACGACATGTTCCTGCACAAGCACGACGGCTGCATGAAGGTCGTGCTCAACCCAGGGCGTGCGCCATCTCCGCAGGAGCGGGAGACACCTCAAGAACAGGAGGTTCCGTCATGA